The following is a genomic window from Syntrophorhabdaceae bacterium.
CAGTCTATTCAGGATGCGAAGATGTCTGTAATAGGGGGCCTTATGACCGGAGTGGCCCATGAGCTCAACAACCCTTTGGCCGCCATAGCCGCCAATTCCGAACTGGCCGGCGAACTCTTTCAGAATATGGAGATAACCGCCCATAAAGAAGAGATGGAAGAGCTGCGGGGATATCTGGATGTGATCGAGGAACAGGCATTCAGATGCAAGCATATAATCAAAGACATGATAGATCTCACGAAAAAAGACGGTTTTGAGGTCAACGACGTAGACCTGCCCGGACTGATCGGCGAGCTTCTCGAGGTATTGAATTTCAGGAAGCTCAAAATTTGCCTCATAAAAGATATGCCTGTCGATCTGCCGTGCGTGAGGGGCGACATCAATGCACTCAAACAATGTTTTCTCAACATATTGCAAAATGCGGCGGACGCCCTGGAAGGAAGGGAAGGGGCGGTTATCGGCATAAAAGCCCGGCACCTGGACGGTTCGATCAACGTCGAGATTGAGGATAACGGAGTGGGGATCCACGACGGGCTGGTCGATAAGATCTTCGAGCCTTTTTTTTCGACGAAGCAGACGGGAAAAGGAGTAGGTCTCGGACTGACCCTCTGCTATGAATTTTTGAAGAGAATGGGTGCCGACATCGAAGTAAAGAGCATACTCGGAAAAGGGAGCATCTTTTCGGTAAGACTGCCTGTTTCCGAAATACTCATGAAAGGCTGATCCAAAATTGATTCGTATTATAATCGTCGATGACGAGCGTCAGCTGGTCGAGGCCTTCAGGAAGAAGCTCGCCAAAGAGGGCATGGAAGTCTTCACCGCCCTCAATGGTGAAGACGCTATTTCGATCATGAAGCGGGAAACCCTTGACCTGGGGCTTTTCGACATCAAGCTCCCCGATATGGACGGCGTAGTGCTTCTTGACCGGATGAGGGAGATGCAGCCTACGTCCGAGGTGATTATGCTTACCGGCTATGCCTCGGTCGATACGGCAGTCCGGTCGATGAAGCTCGGAGCTTACGATTACCTGACCAAGCCGTGCAAGCTTTCGGAACTGCACAGCGTGCTCCTCAAGGCATACGAAAAGAAACAGCTTAAAGAGAAGAACATTGTCCTCCAGGAACAGCTCCAGCGGGTTGAGCCCCACGATTCCTTCATAGGGGAAAGCAAAGAACTAAGAGAGGTAAAGAAATTTATCAATCTCGTGAGCGGCTCCCACATGCCCGTTCTTATTTTAGGAGAGACGGGTACCGGGAAAGAGCTTGTGGCCAGGGCCATCCATTCCCTCTCTTCCCGCTCTAAAAACCATTTCGTGGCGATAAATGCAAGCTGCCTCCAGGAAAACATCCTTGAAAGCGAGCTCTTCGGATACAAGAGGGGTGCTTTCACCGGTGCCCAATCCGATAAAGTCGGCCTCCTCGAGATTGCCAACAGAGGGACCTTTTTTGTGGATGAGGTGGCGGACATGAGCCCCGCGATACAGGCAAAGCTGCTCCGGGTTCTCGAGACGGGGGTATTCAGAAAAGTAGGTGATACCAGAGAAATAAAAGTCGACGTACGCCTTGTCTTTGCGACGAACAAAGTCATAGAGGAGGAGGTAGACGCCGGACGCTTTCGAAAAGACCTTTTTTACAGGCTCAACAGTTTTACCATCCACGTACCTCCGTTACGGTCCCGCAAATCGGATATTTCCTTGCTTGCAGGCCATTTTCTGGAGAAGTTTGCCAGGGGAGGAAGAATTAAAGGCATCTCGGGTCCTGCCATGGATACCCTCCTCGGGTACTACTGGCCGGGGAATGTGAGAGAACTGGCCAACGTACTGGAAAGGGCTGTGCTTGTCTCAGGTCCCAGAGGGGAGATCACGGGCGAGGACCTCCCCCAGAGTATGGTGGTCGATACACCCGCCGCACCCGATTATGGAAAAGTTACGGTCCAATCGGGTGCAATGCGGTTGAATGTAGTAGAAAAAGAACATATCAAAAATGTGCTCATGTTTACAAAAGGAAACAAAAGTAAGGCTGCCCGCCTCCTCGGAATAAGCAGGAAAAAGCTTTATCAGAAGATAGAAGAAGTCTCCTGACCATTCCTTCGTTTCTTTAAAATTAATTTATTTACATCTCATCAATTATGTAGTATCAGTATTTGTGGTAGCGCATGGATACAACGGATACGCATGTGATACGATATTTGTTATTCAATGTATTGATGTTTTTTGCTAAGAACATTATTGATCTTAGTCATGTTCTAGAAAGAAAACAGTCATCCATTTCAGTAATTTGGCAGCAAAATTGCTTCTTTGGTGGGAAGCAAAATCCAGTATAGGGGGTATCATGAAACGTTTCAGCATCTTCAATCTTCTTGTTGTGTTCTGTTTTGCAGTAAGTTGTATATTTGTATCGGTCGCTTCAGCTCAGGACAAAGCCGTGTCGCTCCGGTTCTCCGCTTTCCATCCTCCCACACACAAACTGGCGGTCATCACGGCCGACTGGTGTAAAGAGGTAGAGAAGAGAACAAACGGCAAAGTGAAAGTCCGCCATTATGCAGGGGCCACTCTTACCCCTCCCGCCCAGACCTATGACAGCGTAGTCCAGGGCGTGGTAGACGTAGGTAACATCGTCCTCGGTTATACCATGGGTAAGTTCCCCCTGACCGAGGTCCTTGATTATCCGATGGGGTACCATAACGACGCAGTAGCCACGAGACTGGCGAATGCCTATTTTCAGAAATTCAAACCGAAAGAATTCGACGAAGTGAAGGTCATGTATTTTCATTCCCAGAGCCCCGGCCTCACTCATGCCCGCAAACCCATAAACAAGCTTGAAGACCTGAAGGGTATGAAGATGAGGACCTTCGGCTCCAACGCGCGCTTCATGTCGCTCCTCGGCGGCACCCCTGTTGCCATGCCTATGGGCGATGCCTATGACGCCATTTCCAAGGGCGTTGCCGACGGCCTGATGTGCGCCTACGAGGCCCTCGAAGGCTGGAAGTTG
Proteins encoded in this region:
- a CDS encoding sigma-54 dependent transcriptional regulator → MIRIIIVDDERQLVEAFRKKLAKEGMEVFTALNGEDAISIMKRETLDLGLFDIKLPDMDGVVLLDRMREMQPTSEVIMLTGYASVDTAVRSMKLGAYDYLTKPCKLSELHSVLLKAYEKKQLKEKNIVLQEQLQRVEPHDSFIGESKELREVKKFINLVSGSHMPVLILGETGTGKELVARAIHSLSSRSKNHFVAINASCLQENILESELFGYKRGAFTGAQSDKVGLLEIANRGTFFVDEVADMSPAIQAKLLRVLETGVFRKVGDTREIKVDVRLVFATNKVIEEEVDAGRFRKDLFYRLNSFTIHVPPLRSRKSDISLLAGHFLEKFARGGRIKGISGPAMDTLLGYYWPGNVRELANVLERAVLVSGPRGEITGEDLPQSMVVDTPAAPDYGKVTVQSGAMRLNVVEKEHIKNVLMFTKGNKSKAARLLGISRKKLYQKIEEVS
- a CDS encoding TRAP transporter substrate-binding protein; translation: MKRFSIFNLLVVFCFAVSCIFVSVASAQDKAVSLRFSAFHPPTHKLAVITADWCKEVEKRTNGKVKVRHYAGATLTPPAQTYDSVVQGVVDVGNIVLGYTMGKFPLTEVLDYPMGYHNDAVATRLANAYFQKFKPKEFDEVKVMYFHSQSPGLTHARKPINKLEDLKGMKMRTFGSNARFMSLLGGTPVAMPMGDAYDAISKGVADGLMCAYEALEGWKLGEVIKFTTENYDSAYTAVFVVAMNKKKWDSIPPDSQKIIEQINQEWIERQIKVWDAIDESGKQFSLKRGNKTIKLSAEEQARWAAKAQPLFDEYVKNMKAKGLPGDEVLKFAKDFVKKNNPPSK